A stretch of Paracoccus sp. N5 DNA encodes these proteins:
- a CDS encoding P-II family nitrogen regulator yields MKKVEAIIKPFKLDDVKEALQEVGVQGLSVTEVKGFGRQKGHTELYRGAEYVVDFLPKVKIEMVLPDDLVEAAVDAIISAARTEKIGDGKIFILPVEQAIRIRTGETGDDAV; encoded by the coding sequence ATGAAGAAAGTCGAAGCCATCATCAAGCCCTTCAAGCTGGACGATGTGAAAGAGGCCCTTCAGGAAGTCGGCGTGCAGGGGCTTTCGGTCACCGAGGTCAAGGGCTTCGGCCGGCAAAAGGGCCATACCGAGCTTTATCGCGGCGCGGAATATGTCGTGGATTTCCTGCCCAAGGTGAAGATCGAGATGGTGCTGCCCGACGACCTGGTCGAGGCCGCCGTGGATGCCATCATCTCGGCCGCGCGCACCGAAAAGATCGGCGACGGCAAGATCTTCATCCTGCCCGTCGAACAGGCGATCCGCATCCGCACCGGCGAGACCGGCGACGACGCCGTCTGA
- a CDS encoding Hint domain-containing protein → MPYYTQIPDATIDLNAETPVLGLGNNLLLNELYTSNEFSQYDVEATEATTLDRGDAMSLVDANGDSLAEGTFAGTGTLSTAAVGLDLGLASLSIQLNPISGSFMTASDGTVSFVSDEPLDADHLGLTITGTIGLPPLGTSINLADINISELADNELLAPFAGAIQDLLDTVVVNVAYDAEGTLDLDDAEVFPCFTAGTLIDTPRGAVAVETLTVGDLVLTADHGAQPIRWIGRRRFDAGKLAANPALVPVRIKAGALGPNQPAADLLVSPQHRILLRSRIARRMFGTDEILVAAKQLLLIEGVDLAHDLEAVEYVHLLFDRHEVVQANGAATESLYLGPQALESLPAKAVAEITAIFPELAERLHEPLGARLLASGRQARKLAHRHAQNGQPLIA, encoded by the coding sequence ATGCCATATTACACACAGATTCCCGACGCGACCATCGATCTGAACGCCGAAACCCCGGTGCTCGGCCTCGGCAACAACCTGCTGCTCAACGAACTCTATACTTCGAACGAATTCTCGCAATATGACGTCGAGGCTACCGAAGCCACGACGCTCGACCGAGGCGACGCGATGTCGCTGGTCGATGCCAATGGCGATTCGCTGGCTGAAGGCACCTTTGCCGGCACGGGCACGCTGTCGACGGCGGCGGTGGGGTTGGACCTTGGCCTCGCCTCGCTTTCGATCCAGCTCAATCCGATCAGCGGCTCCTTCATGACGGCCAGCGATGGCACCGTCAGTTTCGTCAGCGACGAGCCGCTGGATGCGGACCACCTCGGGTTGACAATCACCGGCACCATCGGCTTGCCGCCCTTGGGAACGTCCATCAACCTGGCCGACATCAATATCTCGGAACTCGCGGACAATGAGCTGCTGGCACCCTTCGCGGGTGCGATCCAGGACCTGCTCGACACTGTCGTGGTCAATGTCGCCTATGACGCGGAAGGCACGCTGGACCTCGACGACGCCGAGGTCTTCCCCTGCTTCACCGCCGGCACGCTGATCGACACGCCGCGGGGCGCCGTCGCGGTCGAGACGCTGACGGTCGGCGACCTGGTGCTGACCGCCGACCATGGCGCCCAGCCGATCCGCTGGATCGGCCGCCGGCGCTTCGATGCCGGCAAGCTTGCCGCCAATCCGGCGCTGGTGCCGGTGCGGATCAAGGCCGGCGCGCTGGGGCCGAACCAGCCGGCCGCCGATCTGCTGGTCTCGCCGCAGCACCGCATCCTGCTGCGCTCGCGCATCGCCCGGCGCATGTTCGGCACGGACGAGATCCTGGTCGCGGCCAAGCAGCTGCTGCTGATCGAGGGCGTCGACCTGGCGCATGACCTCGAGGCGGTGGAATATGTCCACCTGCTGTTCGACCGCCACGAGGTCGTGCAGGCCAACGGCGCCGCGACCGAGTCGCTCTATCTGGGTCCGCAGGCCTTGGAATCGCTGCCCGCCAAGGCGGTGGCCGAGATCACGGCGATCTTCCCGGAACTGGCCGAGCGGCTGCACGAGCCCCTGGGCGCCCGGCTGCTGGCCTCGGGCCGGCAGGCGCGCAAGCTCGCGCATCGCCACGCGCAGAACGGCCAGCCGCTGATCGCCTGA
- a CDS encoding ABC transporter ATP-binding protein, which produces MTPVLDVRDLRIGFRQDGQVVPAVKGVSFGVGKGETVALVGESGSGKSVTALSTVGLLGDSAELSGSVRYAGRELVGASEAELRKVRGNDISFIFQEPMTSLNPLHTLERQLGESLALHQGLRGQAARARIIELLTRVGIRDPESRLADYPHQFSGGQRQRIMIAMALANGPELLIADEPTTALDVTIQAQIMQLLAELKAAEGLSMLFISHDLGLVRRIADRVCVMKGGEVVEQGPVERIFADPQHEYTRMLLAAEPKGRAEPLVGDPPEVVSTRDLKVWFPIQRGFLRRTVGHVKAVNGATLSVRAGETLGIVGESGSGKTTLALAIMRLIESDGPVVYMGRDIAGLGGRALRGLRRDMQIVFQDPYGSLSPRMTVEQIIAEGLGVHGVEPGRDRRQMVDEIMREVGLDPATMHRYPHEFSGGQRQRIAIARAMILNPKLVVLDEPTSALDMTVQVQIVELLRRLQKKHGLAFLFISHDLRVVRAMSHQIMVMRAGEVVEQGTTEAVFEHPQSDYTRRLIEAAFLTAIA; this is translated from the coding sequence ATGACGCCGGTTCTGGATGTGCGCGACCTGCGCATCGGTTTTCGTCAGGACGGGCAGGTGGTGCCCGCCGTGAAAGGCGTCAGCTTTGGCGTCGGCAAGGGCGAGACGGTGGCGCTGGTCGGCGAATCCGGTTCCGGCAAGTCGGTCACGGCGCTGTCGACCGTCGGTCTGCTGGGCGACAGTGCCGAGCTGTCCGGCTCGGTCAGATACGCCGGGCGCGAGCTGGTCGGCGCCTCCGAGGCGGAATTGCGCAAGGTGCGCGGCAACGACATCAGCTTCATCTTCCAAGAGCCGATGACCTCGCTGAACCCGCTGCACACGCTGGAACGCCAACTGGGCGAAAGCCTGGCGCTGCACCAGGGCCTGCGCGGGCAGGCGGCGCGGGCGCGGATCATCGAGCTTTTGACCCGCGTCGGCATCCGCGACCCGGAGAGCCGGCTGGCCGATTACCCGCACCAGTTTTCCGGCGGGCAGCGCCAGCGCATCATGATCGCCATGGCGCTGGCGAACGGCCCCGAGCTGCTGATTGCCGACGAGCCGACGACGGCGCTGGACGTGACCATCCAGGCCCAGATCATGCAGCTGCTGGCCGAGCTCAAGGCCGCCGAGGGCCTGTCGATGCTGTTCATCAGCCACGACCTCGGGTTGGTGCGCCGCATCGCCGACCGGGTCTGCGTGATGAAGGGCGGCGAGGTCGTCGAGCAGGGCCCGGTCGAACGCATCTTCGCCGATCCGCAGCACGAATATACCCGCATGCTGCTGGCCGCCGAGCCCAAGGGCCGGGCCGAGCCGCTGGTGGGCGATCCGCCCGAGGTGGTCTCGACCCGCGACCTCAAGGTCTGGTTCCCGATCCAGCGCGGTTTCCTGCGCCGCACCGTCGGTCACGTCAAGGCGGTGAACGGCGCCACGCTGTCGGTGCGGGCGGGCGAGACGCTGGGCATCGTCGGCGAATCCGGCAGCGGAAAGACCACGCTGGCGCTGGCGATCATGCGGCTGATCGAAAGCGACGGGCCGGTGGTCTATATGGGCCGCGACATCGCCGGCCTGGGCGGGCGGGCGCTGCGCGGCTTGCGGCGCGACATGCAGATCGTGTTCCAGGACCCTTACGGCAGCCTGTCCCCGCGCATGACGGTCGAGCAGATCATAGCCGAGGGCCTGGGCGTCCACGGCGTCGAACCCGGCCGCGACCGCCGGCAGATGGTCGATGAGATCATGCGCGAGGTCGGCCTCGACCCCGCGACCATGCACCGCTATCCGCATGAGTTCTCGGGCGGCCAGCGCCAGCGCATCGCCATCGCCCGGGCGATGATCCTGAACCCCAAGCTGGTGGTGCTGGACGAGCCGACCAGCGCGCTGGACATGACCGTGCAGGTCCAGATCGTGGAACTGCTGCGGCGCTTGCAGAAGAAGCACGGGCTGGCCTTCCTGTTCATCAGCCACGACCTGCGCGTGGTGCGCGCCATGTCGCATCAGATCATGGTCATGCGCGCCGGCGAGGTGGTCGAGCAGGGCACGACCGAGGCGGTGTTCGAGCATCCGCAAAGCGATTACACCCGCCGCCTGATCGAGGCGGCCTTTCTGACGGCCATCGCATGA
- the glnA gene encoding type I glutamate--ammonia ligase — protein sequence MQVKDVLDLMKTEEVEYVDVRFTDPKGKLQHVTLVADLVDEDFFEEGFMFDGSSIAGWKSIDQSDMKLMLDPSSVYIDPFYAEKTLCVHCNVVEPDTGEAYPRDPRGTAVKAEAYLKSSGIGDTAYFGPEAEFFLFDDVKYQISPQKVSFEIDSVDAAWNTDTAYEDGNLGHRAPHKGGYFPVNPIDAAQDIRGEMLSTMKRMGIKVDKHHHEVASGQHELGMIFGGLVQQADNIQKYKYVIHNVAAAYGKSATFMPKPMKGDNGSGMHVNMSIWKDGKPLFAGDKYADLSQEALWFIGGILKHAKALNALTNPATNSYKRLIPGFEAPVLRAYSARNRSGCVRIPWTESPKAKRVEARFPDPAANPYLAFAALLMAGLDGIKNKIDPGPASDKDLYDLPPEELAEIPTVCGSLREALEELEKDMDFLLAGDVFTRDQLEAYIKLKWEEVYAYEHTPHPIEYAMYYSC from the coding sequence ATGCAAGTCAAGGATGTTCTGGATCTGATGAAGACGGAAGAGGTCGAATATGTCGACGTCCGCTTCACCGATCCCAAGGGCAAGCTGCAGCACGTCACGCTGGTCGCCGACCTGGTCGACGAGGACTTCTTCGAGGAAGGCTTCATGTTCGACGGCTCGTCGATCGCCGGCTGGAAGTCCATCGACCAGTCCGACATGAAGCTGATGCTCGACCCGTCCTCGGTCTATATCGACCCGTTCTATGCCGAAAAGACGCTCTGCGTGCATTGCAACGTGGTCGAGCCCGACACCGGCGAGGCCTATCCCCGCGACCCGCGCGGCACTGCGGTCAAGGCCGAGGCCTATTTGAAATCCAGCGGCATCGGCGACACCGCCTATTTCGGGCCCGAGGCCGAATTCTTCCTGTTCGACGACGTGAAATACCAGATCTCGCCGCAGAAGGTCTCGTTCGAGATCGACTCGGTCGATGCCGCCTGGAACACCGACACCGCCTATGAGGACGGCAACCTCGGCCACCGCGCGCCCCACAAGGGCGGCTATTTCCCGGTGAACCCGATCGACGCGGCGCAGGACATCCGCGGCGAGATGCTGTCCACGATGAAGCGCATGGGCATCAAGGTCGACAAGCACCACCACGAGGTCGCCTCGGGCCAGCACGAGCTGGGCATGATCTTCGGCGGGCTGGTCCAGCAGGCCGACAACATCCAGAAATACAAATACGTCATCCACAACGTGGCGGCGGCCTATGGCAAGTCGGCGACCTTCATGCCGAAGCCGATGAAGGGCGACAACGGCTCGGGCATGCATGTCAATATGTCGATCTGGAAGGACGGCAAGCCGCTGTTCGCCGGCGACAAATATGCCGACCTGAGCCAGGAGGCGCTGTGGTTCATCGGCGGCATCCTGAAGCACGCCAAGGCGCTGAACGCGCTGACCAACCCGGCGACCAACAGCTACAAGCGGCTGATCCCCGGCTTCGAGGCCCCGGTGCTGCGCGCCTATTCGGCCCGCAACCGTTCGGGCTGCGTGCGCATTCCGTGGACCGAATCGCCGAAGGCCAAGCGCGTCGAGGCCCGCTTCCCCGATCCGGCCGCGAACCCCTACCTGGCCTTCGCGGCGCTGCTGATGGCCGGCCTCGACGGCATCAAGAACAAGATCGACCCGGGCCCGGCCTCGGACAAGGACCTCTACGACCTGCCGCCGGAAGAGCTGGCCGAGATCCCGACCGTCTGCGGCTCGCTGCGCGAGGCGCTGGAGGAGCTCGAGAAGGACATGGACTTCCTGCTGGCGGGCGATGTCTTCACCCGCGACCAGCTGGAAGCCTATATCAAGCTGAAATGGGAAGAGGTCTATGCCTATGAGCATACCCCCCACCCCATCGAATACGCGATGTATTACAGCTGCTGA
- a CDS encoding glycosyltransferase has protein sequence MKILFVHQNFPAQFLHLAPALAARGHHVMGLTDEKNPRPSPVRVVRYKAPEDMKLPGILGRTYSEHAERGWLTARGCRALRDRHNYTPDVIFGHSGWGETLFLHEIWPQAKLLVYAELLYRTRGHDVGFDPEINPDSDEGRVATVARSAHLIQGLVQADAGLAPTRYQAESFPPELRQKLTVIHDGIDTDKVCPNPAAEFTLPDGRVLRPGDEVLTYVSRSLEPYRGFHRFMRALPAVLRARPDAQVVLVGGDGVSYGSPPRDAAGWKEKMLAELDGQLDLTRIHFMGRVPYPQYLALLQVAKVHCYLTYPFVLSWSLTEAMAAGCHIVASDTEPVRELVRDGENGRLVPFFDQPALEAALVKGLAGDPEAARLKAAARQAILDGYDLKRHSLPRLIDWVESFAP, from the coding sequence ATGAAGATCCTGTTCGTCCACCAGAATTTTCCCGCCCAGTTCCTGCACCTGGCCCCGGCGCTGGCGGCGCGCGGCCATCACGTCATGGGGCTGACGGACGAAAAGAACCCGCGCCCCAGCCCGGTGCGGGTGGTGCGCTACAAGGCGCCCGAGGACATGAAGCTGCCCGGCATCCTGGGCCGCACCTACAGCGAACATGCCGAGCGCGGCTGGCTGACCGCGCGCGGCTGCCGGGCGCTGCGCGACCGCCACAATTATACGCCCGACGTGATCTTCGGCCATTCCGGCTGGGGCGAGACGCTGTTCCTGCACGAGATCTGGCCCCAGGCGAAGCTGCTGGTCTATGCCGAGCTTCTGTATCGCACCCGCGGCCATGACGTCGGCTTCGACCCCGAAATCAACCCGGACAGCGACGAGGGGCGGGTCGCCACCGTTGCCCGCTCGGCGCATCTGATCCAGGGGCTGGTGCAGGCCGACGCCGGCCTGGCGCCGACGCGCTATCAGGCCGAAAGCTTTCCGCCCGAGTTGCGCCAGAAGCTGACGGTGATCCATGACGGCATCGACACCGACAAGGTCTGCCCGAATCCGGCGGCGGAATTCACCCTGCCGGATGGGCGGGTGCTGCGGCCGGGCGACGAGGTGCTGACCTATGTCTCGCGCTCGCTGGAGCCCTATCGCGGCTTTCACCGCTTCATGCGCGCGCTGCCCGCGGTGCTGCGGGCGCGGCCGGATGCGCAGGTGGTGCTGGTCGGCGGCGACGGCGTCAGCTACGGCAGCCCGCCGCGGGACGCCGCCGGCTGGAAAGAGAAGATGCTGGCCGAGCTTGACGGCCAGCTCGACCTCACGCGCATCCATTTCATGGGCCGGGTGCCCTATCCGCAATACCTGGCGCTGCTGCAGGTCGCGAAGGTGCATTGCTACCTGACCTATCCCTTCGTGCTGAGCTGGTCGCTGACCGAGGCGATGGCGGCGGGCTGCCATATCGTCGCCTCGGACACCGAGCCGGTGCGCGAGCTGGTCCGGGACGGCGAGAATGGCCGGCTGGTGCCGTTCTTCGACCAGCCGGCGCTGGAGGCGGCCTTGGTCAAGGGCCTGGCCGGCGACCCCGAGGCGGCGCGGCTGAAGGCGGCGGCGCGGCAGGCGATCCTGGACGGCTATGACCTCAAGCGGCACAGCCTGCCGCGGCTGATCGACTGGGTGGAAAGCTTCGCGCCCTGA